The Tolypothrix sp. PCC 7712 region CCAAGCGCCGAGTCATGGAAACGATTATTCAACGTCCGAACGGAAGGAATTAAGGACTGGAAGCGGGGATGAGGGGGATGAGGGGGATGAGGGGGATGAGGGAGATGAGGGAGATGAGGGAGATGAGGGAGATGAGGGAGATGAGGGAGATGAGGGAGATGAGGGAGAAAGCACAAGTTCTAACTTCCCCATTACCCATTACCCATTACCCATTACCCATTACCCATTCCCCATTCCCCACTCCTACGCCTTCTTCGTTTTCCCACTTGGTGTTTCTTCTTTAACCGCCTTAGAACGGGTAATCGTGCTTTTACGGACGCGTTTACTTGTACGCACACCACCTGCTAATTCATATTCGTGGCTGTCTTTACCGTATCTAAAGGCGACTCCCAGTAACATTCTCTCGCAGAGGTCGCCCAAGATTTTTTCTAAATCTTGAATCTCGCTTTTATAAGCATTTAGTGTGACTAAAGCAGTATTATAAGCCAGCATTTTATTGCGTAATTTCTCTATTAGCTCTTTCATGCCTTCCAAGTTGCGATTCTCTCCAAAATCAATGTTTGGATCAATCGCATTGAGTCCGTAGGTTCTTAATTGAGCCTTTTCTAAAATACGTGATTTTTGTCTTTCGCGAGGCATAGATGTCACCGATGGTATGGTAGTCTACGGCTAGCTTGCCTTAGTGAAGGTAAATTTCGGTTCAGCAATATACGCAAATAATGTTAATTTTTATAACAAATACCTAAGTAATTTTACTATCTGGCATTTATAGGAAAATTCTCATTACCCATGACCAATGACCAATGCCCAATACTCAATGCCCCATGTAAAATGGAGTTGACGTACATTACTCGTAGCTAAAGTGTCAGACTCTCTACCTTTACGCGATCGCTACCTGGCTTTAATTGATGAAATTGTGGACACTACCCTCAAGGGCAAGATTAGCTCTGTGGAGCAGGTGTATCAAATGCTGCTCAAAGGGGTGAATCCTGGTACGGGGGAAGTGTTTGAGTTAGTGTTGAGCGATCGCTTGGGTGCGATTCAAAGCCAGGTAGATGGCGAAAAGGATGAACTGAAGAAAGCTAAGGCTACTCGGTCTTTAAGAGCCATGAAAACCATTCACAGTCAATGGCTGAGATGGCAAGAACACAACAAAGCTACAGAAGCGATCGTCTCTGCGGTGCGAGAAATTACTACAGCTGAGGCTGAGGAACGTCTAGCAACATTTCTGAGGTTTACTGACCCCAATCAAAAATATCCCCTAAATTCCCAACAGCTACAGCAATTGTCAAAATCTTTACAGCAATTTGCTCAAGCAGATTCCGATTTACAGCAAATATCCCAAGGAATGAATCGGGGTTTGGCTGCTTGGCAACGCTTGCAAGAACACTTAGTTAGTTGGATGTACGAGCAAAATCAATCACTAGGGTTTGGTGGCGTAGCCGGAGAAAGCGGCCCTTGGGCAACTTGGGCAAAGCAGGTTACTAGCCCATTACCCCAAGCATTACTGCGTACCTTAGCATTAGAGCAATCTGCCATTGAATTTGCCGCACAACAGCGCAGTATTACCCTGGGTGACTGGGTAGAGATGGCATTTATTCTGCAATATTTGCAACGGGGTTTAGTTAACTGGTTTGACCAACAACCTTACAATATCCAAGCTGGGTCAAAGTTATCAATTTCCACCTACTTGACCTTTGCGGTGCTGTGGAGTCAGTTAGCCAGTGGTTTCCAAAATGTAGCTACTGTCTACAGCAATGCTGCATCTCAAATCATGCTGCAAATTCTGCGTAACTTTGCCCTGCGTCCTTATTTTCCGCTTTACGGGGGGATTTTCGCTTCCTTTTCTGGGAATTATTTACGCGGTGCCTTAGATTATCTCGATGAACCACTGCGACAGGTAGAGAAGACCCAAGAAAAGGCGCGGATTTTGACACTTTTAGGTTATTCCCAACGAGCTTTAGGACAATACAGACGGGCAATTGACTTTCATCAACAAGCATTAGAAATAGCCAGAAATGCAGGCGATCGCGCCTGTGAAATTGCCAATCTCAACCACCTCAGCCGTACCTATGTCCAAGAACAAGATTATGTTGAGGCGATTAACAACAGCCAACGGGCATTAATTCTCAGCCGTCAAGCAGGCGATGCCTACGGCGGGCAAAGCCTACGTACAGGCGAAGCCAACGCCCTAATTAATTTAGGCTACAGCGAAGTGATGCACGCCCAAGAATTAGAGCAAGTAGAGCCAGAAACCTACGAAATGGCAATTAACTATTTGCAACAAGGCTTAAAGTTATCAGAACAATTAGGTGATATTCAAAGTAAAGCTTTGTGTTTCAGTAGTTTAGGAATCGCCTATCTTGTGATTGGGCAGCAACAGGATGCGATTAAATATTTGGAAGAAGGTTTTAAAACAGCGCAGACATCTGGTGACTTATATCTGCAAGGACGTAATTTAGCTTATTTAGCTGAAGCTTATTATCAACTGCAAAATTACGAAAAAGCAATTTACACTGGTGGTTTAGGAATGTATTTGCTAGAGCAAATTGCTTCTCGTGAATGGCGGCAACCAGCCGGATTACTAACAATTTTACAGGGACAACTAGGAACAGAAGCTTTCCAAAATTTCTTACAACAACACCGTCCCAAAATTATCGCCATTATCGGCGTAGATGGCTACGATCATATTCCCCATTTGTTAACAGTTTATCAGGACGATAGGTAATACCAATTTCAAAAAAGAAAGCGACAGATTGTAGGGGCAAGGCAATGCCCGTTGGTGTCAACTTAACGCGAAACCCGCCTTGTAGCAAGGTTTTTGCCCTCACCCCCAGCCCCTCTCCCACCGGGCTACGGTGTACACACAAGTACTCTCCGCATACGTTTCAGGGATTTCAACCCCCTTAAATTGTCATTGCGAGGAGGAACGACGAAGCAATCGCTTGGTGCTCTTATTGCTTCTCTTCGAGACGCTACGCGAACGCTTCGCTCGCAATGACAGGTTTTGAGCGATTTTTATCTGAGTTTAAAACTCCCTTCCAGGTAGGATTTCAAGACTTCTGTGTACACCGTAGGCTCCCACCGGGAGAGGGGAGCAAGAGATTTAGTTCCCCTTCTCCTCGGGGAGAAGGGGTTAGGGGATGAGGGCGCGAGGTATTATGTACAACGCCCGCCCTATATAGCTTTTAGCTTAAGTTGACACAACTGGGCAATGCCTTGCCCTCTAGAATATATTGATATTTCGCAGACATTATTTGAATTAATATTATCTTTCTCCAATCAAAGTAAACGCCGCCCAATTAACAGGCGAAGGAAATTTCTCCTTTGTTTTCAACATCGCTTGACGCAAAGCCAGCGCCTTATCTGGTTGAGTTTGCAAACTCTGATAAAACTCCACCATTAAATATTGTGTCGGTTCATCAGGTACTTGCCACAGAGAAACTAACACACTGGGAACACCCGCAGAAATTAACGATCGCGATAACCCAATTACCCCATCACCAGAAAGTTTACCTTTCCCCGTTTCACAAGCACTGAGAACAACTAATTGAGCTTTTAATTTTAAATCTAATATTTCTTCAGCTTTGAGTAAACCATTATCTTTACCCGATGGTGCAAGCGCAATCCAACTACCCAAACCCCGGTTATCATCCGCCCAACCGTGAGTAGCTAAATGAATCACATCTGCTGTTGATAACTTTTGCAGAATATTAGCTTTAGTCGCATCTTTCCCGATAATTGCTTGAGTTTTTAACATATCAGCAATTGTCTTGGCTTCTTGTTCCGCCCCTGGTAGTGGAATTAACTGTGTTGCTGGTTGATCTGGTTCTGTAGAGACTACAGGCATAGTTGGATTACCTGCAATCAGAGCATTATTATAGTTGATTGTTCTTCCCTGTCCTAATTTTTGAGTGAAATCTAATACTTGAATTGCTGGGGCGGTGAGGATGGTATGGTTTTCCAGTAAATACTTACCTTGTTCATCGCGCAAAGCTGGGAAAGGAACAAGGAATAAAGAACTTTGAGGGATGAAAATAACTCGTTCACTAGGGTTTTTTGGTAATAAATCAGCGATATCTTTAATTAAGATGTCATACAGTTTTTTTAAGGGTTTTTTACTTTTAGCAGACTGAGAATTTTGTACTGCTAAAATACCGCCAGCATTTCTACCTCTAAAAGCACCAACTCCTGTGCGAATTTGGGTAACTAGTTCATTTAAATTTGTCTTATCTTTTTGCCATAAGTATTTCAGGTCAACTTTGCGGAATGTGACTTCACCGGTTGGTTTAACAACCCAAATATAGAGCTTATATTCTTGCGATTGTTGTTTACCTGCTACTTTGAAATCATCATAAATAATAGAATATTCCACAAGGGTGGCATTTTGCTGTTTAGCAATTTGTTTAATTTCCGCAATTGTTGGTGATGAAGATGATTTATCTGCTTGTTTATTATTAGTAGATAGGCGAGATGCTAACAACTCAACAAACGCCCTAGCCCGACCACGTTCGGAAATTTCTAAAGCAGCATCAGTTTTATTTTGAGCAATGAGAACTTTTTGTAAAATTCTGTAGGTGCTACGTTGGGTATCAAAAAGATATACTTTATTGGTATCAGATAATTTTTGATTTCGCAGAGATTCTTTAACCTTAATTGCTTCATATAATGTTTTCTCTGCGGCGCTGAGATTACCTTGTTTGTAGTAAGCTAGCCCTAGATTGTTTAAAGAGTTACTCTCACCACTACTGTCTTTAATTTGTTGGGCGATCGCTAAACTCTGTTGTTGGTACTCAATAACTTTGGGGTATTCTCCTAAGGCTAGGTAAGCATTACCCAGATTACTTAAGGATTTTACCTGACCTACTCGGTCGTTGATTTGTTGGGCGATCGCTAAACTCTGTTGTTGGTAATCAATCGCTTTTGGATAGTCTCCCAAAGAATAATAAGCAGCACCGAGATTACTCAGGGATCTACCTTCTCCAAAACGGTCTTTGATTTCCCTAGCAATGACTAAACTTGAGGAATGGTAATCAATAGCTTTTGGGTATTCACCCAACTTAGCGTAAGCAAGACCAAGATTCGAGAGTACATTACTCTCAATGAATCTATCTTTAATTTCCACTGCGATCGCTAAAGTTTGCTGGAGGTAAGCGATCGCTTGTTTGTAGTCTCCTAAAGCATCGTAAGCAATACCGAGATTACCTAATGATTGTCCCTCACCTTGACGGTCTTTAACTTCAACTGCGATCGCTAAACTCTGCTGATGATACTCAATCGCTTTTTGATAGTCTCCTAAATCATAGTAAACAAGACCGAGATTACCCAGCACTGCACCCTCACCTTGACGGTTGTTGATTTCTCGGAAAATAATTAGTGCTTGTTGCCACGATTGTAATGCCGCTTCTAATTGACTAGCATCATACTGCTGACTCCCTTCTTTAAACAGTTTGTATGCTTCAGCTTTCCGCGCCTGTGGGGTTTGCGCTGACGCTTGGTTTATTCCCACAATGGCGCTGTGGTTGATGGGCGCTTGTCCAATGGTGGTGAGTAGAGTGATGAAAGTCAGAAGTGCGATTTTGTATATCTTCATCGGTGTTACTGAGGTAATCCTGTCAGTAACATATATCTCTGTGATGGCGAAGCCTATGCAGTTTTGATGAAATTTGTTTTTGGCATCAACGGCAGCAAAATAATGTTACATTACCCACATCGTTGGTTGGTAGGGGCACGGCATCCACAAACTTTCGGGTATACAAATATATTATTGGTGCCGTGCCCTCACAGATGCTGGGGAGCGATCGCCTGAACCGCAAACACACCAACAAATCGGTCAGGGCACGGCATTCATAGATTTTCGCTGATACAATATCTGATCGGTGCCGTGCCCCTACATGTTCATGAAAAAAAGCCAAAAATAAAAGGCAGGTGGTAGACTAAACCTTTTACTTTTGACTCGTGCTAACCTTTGTTGTGTTAGGGGACGTTTTACCCTACGTCATCGTGGGCAAATCTGTTAAAGAGGAAGTCTAGGGCATAGTTCCGCAGCTTATAATATTGTGGATCTTCCATGATGCGGGCGCGATCGCGTGGGCGAGAAAAAGGAATTTCTAAGACTTCCCCAATCTTTGCATGGGGGCCATTGGTCATCATTACCAATTTGTCTGCTAAAAACAGTGCTTCATCAATATCATGGGTAATCATCAGCACTGTGCAGCGATTATCACCCCAAATCTTCAGTAATTCTTCTTGTAATTCTTCTTTGGTAATCGCATCTAACGCCCCAAAAGGTTCGTCTAAAATCAGCACTTTGGGACGAATTGCCAATGCACGGGCGATGGAAACTCTCTGTCTCATACCACCGGACATTTGCATTGGTTTCTTTTCCATTGCATCAGCCAGTCCCACCATTGCCAAATGTTCCCGGACGATCGCTCGTTTTTCCTGTTCTGGCTTTTCGGGGTAAACTGCGTTGACAGCGAGATAAATATTTTCAAATGCTGTGCGCCAGGGAAGCAAAGCATAGTTTTGGAAAACCACCATCCTGTCTGGGCCTGGTTTGGTGATGGGTTTTCCTTCTAGCAGTACTTCGCCGGAGGTGGGAAAGTTAAACCCCGACACCATATTTAATAGAGTGGATTTGCCACAGCCAGAGTGACCAATTACACAAATAAACTCACCTTGTTCGACGTTGAGGTTAACGCCATCAAGTACGGTGAAGGGGCCTTTTTTGGTGGGGTAAACTTTAGAAACGTCTCTAATTTCTAGGAAAGGCTGACGGGTGCTAATTCCACCTGCGTATCCTGTTCTTTGTGCATCTCTGGGGTTTTCAGCTAGTCTTAAATTGCGGTTTTGCATAGGGATGGAGAAAGGGTGAAGTGTGAAGGGTGTAGACGCGTAGCAACTTGTCTCAGGCTAGGGTGAAGATCAAGGGAAATTCAGTTTTCAAAGGATAAAGGCGAAAACTTTATCCTTTAGCTTTTTACGCTGCTGTTCTTCTTGGTGAATCGAGGATGACTTCAGCAATGGAGAAGTCACGCTTAATTTGCAAGGTGTTGAGGTAGGATATGGGATCATCAGCGTTAAAAGGAGTCCCATCAAATAGCTGAATCGGTTGGCGAGTATAGCTAATATCCAAACCTAATTCTCTGGCTGCGGTGCTGAAGACGCGGACTCGACAAACTCTTTCTACAACTTCTACCCAATTTCTCGGGAAAGGTGTATCACCCCACCGCGCTAGTTGACTCATGATCCAAATTTGTTCGGTACGGCTGGGGCGGTTGATTGCCGACTCGGAATAAAATTGGTGATGGGCGTAATCCCGCAGTGGATGATCTAAGTCACAAGTTAAATTGTCAGGATCTTCGAGTTGAATATACTCTACATCGGTGCTGACATAGTCACGCCCGGCTGTAATCCTTCTAATTTCCTCAGCATTTTGGGGATCTGCACAGTAAACGCAAGCTTCTAGTAAGGCTTTGGTTAAAGCAATGTGGGTATTGGGATAAGCTTCCGCCCAATCTTCCCGCACACCCAGAACTTTACCGGGGTGTCCCAACCATACTTCTAAGTCTGTGGCGACGGTAAAGCCAACACCTTCCACAGCAGCACGGTAGTTCCAAGGTTCGCCTACACAATAACCGTCAATACTGGCATTTTGTAAGTCGGCGACCATCTGCGCTGGGGGAATGGTCAACATATCCACATCAATATCAGGGTCAATTCCCCCAGCGGCTAGCC contains the following coding sequences:
- a CDS encoding nitrate ABC transporter ATP-binding protein (This model describes the ATP binding subunits of ATP-binding cassette (ABC) transporters for nitrate transport, or for bicarbonate transport, in bacteria and archaea.) encodes the protein MQNRNLRLAENPRDAQRTGYAGGISTRQPFLEIRDVSKVYPTKKGPFTVLDGVNLNVEQGEFICVIGHSGCGKSTLLNMVSGFNFPTSGEVLLEGKPITKPGPDRMVVFQNYALLPWRTAFENIYLAVNAVYPEKPEQEKRAIVREHLAMVGLADAMEKKPMQMSGGMRQRVSIARALAIRPKVLILDEPFGALDAITKEELQEELLKIWGDNRCTVLMITHDIDEALFLADKLVMMTNGPHAKIGEVLEIPFSRPRDRARIMEDPQYYKLRNYALDFLFNRFAHDDVG
- a CDS encoding CHAT domain-containing protein, whose product is MKIYKIALLTFITLLTTIGQAPINHSAIVGINQASAQTPQARKAEAYKLFKEGSQQYDASQLEAALQSWQQALIIFREINNRQGEGAVLGNLGLVYYDLGDYQKAIEYHQQSLAIAVEVKDRQGEGQSLGNLGIAYDALGDYKQAIAYLQQTLAIAVEIKDRFIESNVLSNLGLAYAKLGEYPKAIDYHSSSLVIAREIKDRFGEGRSLSNLGAAYYSLGDYPKAIDYQQQSLAIAQQINDRVGQVKSLSNLGNAYLALGEYPKVIEYQQQSLAIAQQIKDSSGESNSLNNLGLAYYKQGNLSAAEKTLYEAIKVKESLRNQKLSDTNKVYLFDTQRSTYRILQKVLIAQNKTDAALEISERGRARAFVELLASRLSTNNKQADKSSSSPTIAEIKQIAKQQNATLVEYSIIYDDFKVAGKQQSQEYKLYIWVVKPTGEVTFRKVDLKYLWQKDKTNLNELVTQIRTGVGAFRGRNAGGILAVQNSQSAKSKKPLKKLYDILIKDIADLLPKNPSERVIFIPQSSLFLVPFPALRDEQGKYLLENHTILTAPAIQVLDFTQKLGQGRTINYNNALIAGNPTMPVVSTEPDQPATQLIPLPGAEQEAKTIADMLKTQAIIGKDATKANILQKLSTADVIHLATHGWADDNRGLGSWIALAPSGKDNGLLKAEEILDLKLKAQLVVLSACETGKGKLSGDGVIGLSRSLISAGVPSVLVSLWQVPDEPTQYLMVEFYQSLQTQPDKALALRQAMLKTKEKFPSPVNWAAFTLIGER
- a CDS encoding tetratricopeptide repeat protein; amino-acid sequence: MSDSLPLRDRYLALIDEIVDTTLKGKISSVEQVYQMLLKGVNPGTGEVFELVLSDRLGAIQSQVDGEKDELKKAKATRSLRAMKTIHSQWLRWQEHNKATEAIVSAVREITTAEAEERLATFLRFTDPNQKYPLNSQQLQQLSKSLQQFAQADSDLQQISQGMNRGLAAWQRLQEHLVSWMYEQNQSLGFGGVAGESGPWATWAKQVTSPLPQALLRTLALEQSAIEFAAQQRSITLGDWVEMAFILQYLQRGLVNWFDQQPYNIQAGSKLSISTYLTFAVLWSQLASGFQNVATVYSNAASQIMLQILRNFALRPYFPLYGGIFASFSGNYLRGALDYLDEPLRQVEKTQEKARILTLLGYSQRALGQYRRAIDFHQQALEIARNAGDRACEIANLNHLSRTYVQEQDYVEAINNSQRALILSRQAGDAYGGQSLRTGEANALINLGYSEVMHAQELEQVEPETYEMAINYLQQGLKLSEQLGDIQSKALCFSSLGIAYLVIGQQQDAIKYLEEGFKTAQTSGDLYLQGRNLAYLAEAYYQLQNYEKAIYTGGLGMYLLEQIASREWRQPAGLLTILQGQLGTEAFQNFLQQHRPKIIAIIGVDGYDHIPHLLTVYQDDR